One genomic region from Rhizomicrobium palustre encodes:
- the nuoF gene encoding NADH-quinone oxidoreductase subunit NuoF: MLADNDRIFTNLYGFQSAGLEAAKRRGNWDGTKAILERGVDAIIDTMKKSGLRGRGGAGFPTGLKWSFMPKEVKERPHYLVVNADESEPGTCKDRDILRHDPHTLIEGCLIASFAMRAHVAYIYVRGEFIREREALQRAVDEAYAAKLIGKDNIHGYPFDLYVHHGAGAYICGEETALLESLEGKKGQPRLKPPFPANVGLYGCPTTVNNVESIAVAPTILRRGAEWFSSIGRPNNTGTKVFCISGHVNKPCNVEEEMGIPLKELIEKHCGGVRGGWDNLLAVIPGGASVPVIPKSVCDTVLMDFDSLKAAQTGLGTAAVIVMDKSTDIVKAIQRLSYFYKHESCGQCTPCREGTGWMWRVMTRMVKGNASVEEIDLLYEVTKQVEGHTICALGDAAAWPIQGLIRHFRPEMERRILEYRAAAKAAE; encoded by the coding sequence ATGCTCGCCGATAATGACCGCATCTTTACCAACCTCTACGGCTTTCAAAGCGCAGGGCTTGAAGCTGCCAAGCGTCGTGGCAACTGGGATGGCACCAAGGCCATTTTGGAACGCGGCGTCGATGCCATCATCGACACCATGAAGAAGTCGGGCTTGCGCGGCCGTGGCGGCGCGGGCTTCCCGACGGGCCTGAAATGGTCCTTCATGCCGAAGGAAGTGAAGGAGCGTCCGCATTACCTCGTGGTCAATGCCGACGAATCCGAACCCGGCACGTGTAAGGATCGCGATATCCTGCGCCATGATCCGCATACGCTGATCGAAGGCTGCTTGATCGCGAGCTTCGCGATGCGCGCGCATGTTGCCTACATCTATGTGCGTGGTGAGTTCATCCGCGAGCGCGAAGCGTTGCAGCGCGCGGTGGACGAAGCCTATGCCGCAAAGCTCATCGGCAAGGATAACATCCACGGCTATCCCTTTGATCTTTATGTCCATCACGGCGCGGGCGCATATATCTGCGGTGAAGAAACCGCACTGCTCGAAAGCCTTGAAGGCAAGAAGGGTCAACCGCGCCTGAAGCCGCCATTCCCGGCTAATGTCGGTCTCTATGGCTGCCCGACGACGGTCAACAATGTGGAATCCATTGCGGTGGCGCCGACCATCCTGCGCCGTGGCGCGGAATGGTTTTCCAGCATCGGCCGTCCCAACAACACGGGCACCAAGGTCTTCTGCATCTCCGGCCATGTGAACAAGCCGTGCAATGTCGAAGAGGAGATGGGTATTCCGTTAAAGGAACTCATCGAGAAGCATTGTGGTGGCGTGCGCGGCGGCTGGGATAATCTCCTCGCGGTTATTCCGGGCGGCGCCTCAGTGCCGGTGATCCCGAAATCGGTCTGCGACACGGTGCTGATGGATTTCGACAGCCTGAAGGCGGCGCAAACCGGTCTTGGCACCGCTGCGGTGATCGTGATGGACAAGTCTACCGACATCGTGAAGGCGATCCAGCGTCTTTCCTATTTCTATAAGCATGAGAGCTGCGGTCAGTGCACGCCTTGCCGCGAAGGCACCGGCTGGATGTGGCGCGTGATGACTCGCATGGTGAAGGGCAATGCCTCGGTCGAAGAGATCGATCTGCTTTATGAAGTGACCAAGCAGGTGGAAGGCCACACGATCTGCGCCCTCGGCGATGCCGCGGCGTGGCCGATCCAGGGCCTGATCCGTCATTTCCGTCCGGAGATGGAGCGGCGCATCCTCGAATACCGCGCGGCGGCAAAGGCGGCGGAATAA
- a CDS encoding GDSL-type esterase/lipase family protein — protein sequence MMLRGWIKATVRAGVFAPAFACLALAQITPDASSSLRPKTESVGVTMPAPEWFPHSWDINTYVLRVTQFGIMPPLDGGVAFVGDSLTDWMRWNELFPEVRSRNFGIAGDTTVGLKARINQVIAAKPATVLLQIGTNDVEFGKLTPEGIAANVGDCLDALKIGLPGTTVYVESLLPRQPQYDDKVRAVNAAIKAVAEGRGLIFIDLYPHFVAGGRLDPKLTPDDLHLSGEGYLRWRDIIRPYIGNK from the coding sequence ATGATGCTGCGGGGCTGGATCAAGGCGACGGTGCGGGCAGGGGTTTTTGCTCCCGCTTTCGCATGCCTTGCGCTTGCCCAGATAACACCGGACGCGTCTTCCAGCCTCCGTCCCAAGACGGAAAGCGTGGGCGTCACCATGCCCGCGCCGGAGTGGTTCCCCCATAGTTGGGACATCAACACCTACGTCCTGCGCGTCACCCAGTTCGGTATCATGCCGCCGCTCGATGGTGGTGTGGCCTTTGTGGGCGACAGCCTGACCGATTGGATGCGCTGGAACGAGCTCTTCCCCGAAGTGCGTAGCCGTAATTTCGGCATCGCGGGCGACACCACTGTGGGCTTGAAAGCGCGCATCAATCAGGTGATCGCGGCCAAGCCCGCCACGGTGCTCTTGCAGATTGGCACCAACGACGTCGAATTCGGCAAGCTTACGCCGGAAGGCATTGCCGCCAATGTCGGTGATTGCCTCGATGCGTTGAAGATCGGCCTGCCGGGCACCACCGTCTATGTCGAAAGCCTTCTGCCGCGCCAGCCGCAATACGACGACAAGGTGCGTGCCGTGAACGCCGCGATCAAAGCGGTGGCGGAGGGGCGCGGCCTGATTTTTATCGATCTCTATCCCCATTTCGTGGCCGGCGGACGGCTCGATCCCAAACTCACGCCCGATGATCTGCATTTGTCGGGTGAGGGTTACCTCCGCTGGCGCGATATTATCCGCCCCTATATCGGGAATAAGTGA